From Chryseobacterium salivictor, a single genomic window includes:
- a CDS encoding acyl-CoA thioesterase, whose protein sequence is MSDYHYKFEVRWSDIDANRHLANSSYVMYCAQTRMAFMNSHKMGLKELTRWGIGPVILHERYSFFKEIYADQTVFVSLEIAGMSDDASIYQFVHKFYLPDGTHCATAEATGVWIDTMLRKSTAPPDDVLEVMNEFKSEHVKTLTRQDLKDLPFKPENVEPFHKRNTFIWKKDKEQQNEQ, encoded by the coding sequence ATGTCTGATTATCATTATAAATTCGAAGTTCGCTGGAGCGATATCGACGCGAACCGACACCTGGCAAATTCTTCTTACGTCATGTATTGTGCGCAAACCAGAATGGCGTTCATGAATTCGCATAAAATGGGCTTGAAAGAATTGACCCGATGGGGAATTGGACCTGTAATTTTGCATGAGCGGTATTCTTTTTTTAAAGAAATCTATGCGGATCAAACGGTGTTTGTTTCCTTGGAAATCGCCGGAATGTCTGACGATGCAAGTATTTACCAGTTTGTTCACAAGTTTTATCTACCCGACGGAACGCATTGTGCAACAGCTGAAGCCACAGGAGTCTGGATTGATACGATGTTGAGAAAATCGACAGCGCCACCCGATGACGTGCTGGAAGTGATGAATGAATTCAAAAGCGAACACGTAAAAACTTTGACAAGACAGGACTTAAAAGATTTGCCTTTCAAACCGGAAAATGTAGAGCCTTTTCATAAAAGAAATACCTTTATCTGGAAAAAAGATAAAGAGCAACAGAACGAGCAATAA
- a CDS encoding DUF445 domain-containing protein, translating into MNDTEKKIQLRKYKMFATGLFVLMAIVFVMMTILEKKNPAHWIGYIRAFSEAAMVGALADWFAVTALFNYPLGIKIPHTNLIENSKERIGDNLGNFVVDNFLSPQNIRPYIQKIKVSHFVGDWLSKERNQENLMKEVSGIILNILNKLDDTEVVNFIGKKAKEMAEDLKINEIIGNGLEYILDKKDHQRFITNLSKQIKEYVLNNQEMVKERVKSESYFLIPKFVDNNIADKITSGLSKFFEEVELDQNHSLRHEITQKLYSFSKEIKTEDKWVSEFRNVKNDFLKDEKILQYSTDIWNSIKKSLMKELEEENSALKNYIRKNLNELSQNLQTDEVFQNKIDHWIRVTAYKYILKNTHQFGALISSTVGKWEGKDLSKKLELEVGKDLQFIRVNGTLVGGLVGLIIYTVVNFFI; encoded by the coding sequence ATGAATGATACAGAAAAAAAGATACAGCTAAGAAAGTACAAAATGTTTGCCACCGGACTCTTCGTTTTGATGGCCATTGTTTTTGTGATGATGACGATTTTGGAAAAGAAAAATCCTGCCCATTGGATCGGCTATATCCGTGCGTTCTCAGAAGCGGCAATGGTGGGGGCTTTGGCTGATTGGTTCGCGGTTACCGCACTTTTTAACTATCCACTTGGGATTAAAATTCCGCACACCAATTTAATTGAAAACAGCAAAGAAAGAATTGGCGATAATCTCGGAAATTTCGTGGTTGATAATTTTCTTTCACCCCAAAATATCCGTCCTTATATTCAGAAAATCAAGGTTTCACATTTTGTGGGAGACTGGCTTTCCAAGGAGCGCAATCAGGAAAATTTAATGAAGGAAGTTTCGGGTATCATTCTGAATATTTTAAATAAACTCGACGATACCGAAGTCGTCAATTTCATTGGCAAAAAGGCGAAAGAAATGGCTGAGGATTTAAAGATCAATGAAATCATCGGCAACGGACTTGAATATATTCTCGACAAAAAAGACCATCAAAGATTCATCACCAATTTATCCAAACAAATCAAAGAATATGTCCTGAATAACCAGGAAATGGTGAAAGAACGGGTAAAAAGTGAGAGTTATTTTTTGATTCCGAAGTTTGTTGATAATAATATTGCCGACAAAATTACCAGTGGACTTTCAAAATTTTTCGAAGAAGTTGAACTCGACCAAAATCATTCTCTACGACACGAAATCACGCAGAAACTCTATTCTTTTTCCAAAGAAATTAAAACGGAAGACAAATGGGTTTCAGAATTCCGAAACGTTAAAAATGACTTTCTAAAAGATGAAAAAATCTTGCAGTATTCCACCGACATTTGGAATTCCATCAAAAAATCTTTAATGAAAGAGCTGGAAGAAGAAAATTCGGCTTTGAAAAATTACATCAGAAAAAACCTGAATGAACTTTCCCAAAATCTACAGACCGATGAAGTTTTTCAAAATAAAATTGACCATTGGATTCGCGTGACCGCTTACAAATACATCCTGAAAAATACGCATCAGTTCGGCGCATTAATCAGTTCTACCGTCGGAAAATGGGAAGGAAAAGACCTGAGTAAAAAACTGGAACTGGAAGTGGGAAAAGATCTGCAGTTTATCCGCGTAAATGGAACTTTAGTCGGCGGTTTAGTCGGTTTGATTATTTATACGGTGGTGAATTTTTTCATTTGA
- a CDS encoding tryptophanase produces the protein MKLPYAEPFRIKMVEEIRQSTKEEREEWLKKANFNLFNLKSSQVFIDLLTDSGTGAMSDQQWGAMMTGDESYAGSRSFDKLHETVQNITGYQYLLPTHQGRAAENVLFSVLVKDGDIVPGNSHFDTTKGHIEIRKAHAVDCTIDEAFDIENPHPFKGNIDLQKLENVYKRYPKEKIPFCLITITCNSSGGQPVSLENMKAVKELSDRYGIPIYFDSARFAENAYFIKMREKGQENRTIKEIAKEAFSYGVGMTMSSKKDGLVNIGGFIALNDAEIFKKASNFTIIFEGFITYGGMAGRDMAALAVGLNEATEFEYLESRISQVEYLGNKLIEFGIPVQKPIGGHAVFIDALGFLPDVPREEYPAQTLANEIYKEAGIRTVEIGTLLADRDPETRENRYPKLELVRLAIPRRTYTNNHMDYIAVAIKNVYDRRDEIKKGYNIVWESEILRHFTVELEKA, from the coding sequence ATGAAACTTCCTTACGCAGAACCCTTTAGAATAAAAATGGTTGAAGAAATTCGCCAATCAACAAAAGAAGAAAGAGAAGAATGGCTAAAGAAAGCCAACTTCAATTTATTTAATTTAAAATCTTCCCAAGTTTTTATCGACCTGTTAACCGACTCCGGAACTGGCGCAATGAGCGACCAGCAATGGGGAGCAATGATGACCGGTGACGAAAGTTATGCAGGCTCCCGAAGTTTTGACAAACTGCACGAAACCGTTCAGAATATCACAGGTTATCAATATTTACTTCCGACACACCAGGGACGCGCCGCAGAAAATGTTTTGTTTTCTGTTTTGGTAAAAGATGGTGATATTGTCCCAGGAAATTCCCATTTCGACACCACAAAAGGGCATATTGAAATCAGAAAAGCGCACGCTGTTGATTGTACCATTGACGAAGCTTTTGACATTGAAAATCCTCATCCTTTCAAAGGAAATATTGATTTGCAGAAATTAGAAAACGTTTATAAAAGGTATCCAAAAGAAAAAATTCCATTTTGTTTAATTACCATTACGTGTAATTCTTCAGGCGGACAACCGGTTTCCTTAGAAAACATGAAAGCCGTAAAAGAACTTTCAGACCGTTATGGAATTCCAATCTATTTCGATTCTGCGAGATTTGCGGAGAATGCTTATTTCATTAAAATGAGAGAAAAAGGGCAGGAAAACAGAACCATTAAAGAAATTGCAAAAGAAGCATTTTCTTACGGAGTGGGAATGACCATGAGCTCTAAAAAAGATGGCCTGGTAAACATTGGTGGATTTATCGCTTTGAATGATGCTGAGATTTTCAAGAAAGCATCGAATTTCACCATTATTTTTGAAGGGTTTATTACCTATGGCGGAATGGCAGGAAGAGACATGGCCGCTCTGGCCGTTGGTTTGAATGAAGCCACTGAATTTGAATATCTGGAAAGCCGTATTTCGCAAGTAGAATATCTGGGAAATAAATTAATAGAATTCGGGATTCCGGTGCAGAAACCAATTGGCGGCCATGCAGTTTTCATCGATGCTCTCGGATTTTTACCTGATGTTCCGAGAGAAGAATATCCGGCACAAACATTAGCGAACGAAATTTACAAAGAAGCCGGAATCAGAACCGTAGAAATCGGGACTTTATTGGCCGACCGCGATCCGGAAACACGTGAAAACCGTTATCCAAAATTAGAGTTGGTTCGGCTGGCAATTCCTCGTAGAACATATACTAATAACCATATGGATTATATTGCGGTGGCGATCAAAAACGTTTACGACCGAAGAGATGAAATTAAAAAAGGATACAACATTGTTTGGGAATCTGAAATCCTAAGACATTTTACCGTAGAATTAGAAAAAGCTTAA
- a CDS encoding DUF502 domain-containing protein, giving the protein MIPKQRFEQILNTFAKSFFQGLLIIGPFALTIWIIWYIVSSIDNIIPAISQQFYPGITFLIVIFSTTLIGYLGSKFIIGRVVVDTFDYILEHTPGIKFIYTSLKDVMTSFVGDKKKFNQPVLIKTSDNPDVWRIGFLTQSDLSSVGFPNYVSVYLPHSYAVSGWVVFVLASNIVTLENVTAAQAMKFAVSGGVAGFHSDDNVFKAPE; this is encoded by the coding sequence ATGATACCCAAACAACGATTTGAACAGATACTGAATACTTTCGCAAAATCCTTTTTTCAGGGTTTATTAATTATAGGACCGTTTGCCTTAACGATTTGGATCATTTGGTATATCGTTTCAAGTATTGATAATATCATCCCGGCAATATCCCAACAGTTTTATCCGGGAATCACTTTTCTGATCGTTATTTTCTCGACCACTTTAATCGGTTATCTGGGAAGCAAATTTATAATCGGTCGTGTTGTGGTCGATACATTCGATTATATCCTGGAACATACGCCCGGAATTAAATTCATCTACACTTCGCTGAAAGACGTGATGACTTCTTTCGTAGGCGATAAAAAAAAATTCAATCAACCCGTGCTCATCAAAACCTCAGATAATCCTGATGTTTGGCGCATCGGTTTTTTGACCCAAAGTGATCTTTCATCCGTAGGTTTTCCTAATTATGTATCGGTGTATCTGCCTCATTCTTACGCAGTTTCTGGCTGGGTAGTTTTCGTTTTGGCAAGCAATATTGTTACTTTAGAAAATGTAACTGCCGCGCAGGCAATGAAGTTTGCCGTGAGTGGGGGAGTGGCCGGTTTCCATTCTGATGATAATGTTTTTAAAGCGCCGGAATGA
- the thiL gene encoding thiamine-phosphate kinase produces MLEDKNPELTPISKYGEFGLIKHLTENFSFENPSTEVSVGDDCAVINPDGKKVVVTTDVLAEGVHFNLGYVPLKHLGYKAVVVNLSDVAAMNATPTQILVSLAVSSRFPVEALEEIYAGIYMACKHYKVDLVGGDTTSSTSGLVITITAIGLENSENLIKRSGAKPNDLLVVTGDLGGAYMGLQILEREHSVFLANPNMQPEMEGYDYILERQLKPEARMDIKKALKELDIHPTSMIDVSDGLSSETLHLSDQSKVGFRIYEEKIPMDSLTVSTAEELNLNPVMCALNGGEDYELLFTIAPADFEKIRNHPDFTIIGHAVDLEQGNYLVARGSGELVALNAQGWDAFLNKGQ; encoded by the coding sequence ATGTTAGAAGATAAAAACCCTGAATTAACTCCGATTTCCAAATATGGAGAATTTGGGCTCATAAAACATCTTACCGAAAACTTTAGTTTTGAAAATCCTTCCACAGAAGTTTCTGTAGGGGACGATTGCGCAGTCATCAATCCTGACGGTAAAAAAGTAGTCGTAACCACTGATGTTTTGGCCGAAGGCGTTCATTTCAACTTGGGCTATGTTCCGTTGAAACATTTGGGCTACAAAGCGGTTGTCGTTAATTTGAGTGATGTTGCCGCAATGAATGCTACACCCACTCAAATCTTGGTTTCTCTGGCGGTTTCGAGCCGCTTTCCCGTGGAAGCATTGGAAGAAATCTATGCCGGAATTTATATGGCCTGCAAACATTACAAGGTCGATTTGGTCGGCGGCGACACCACGAGTTCTACATCCGGACTGGTGATTACAATTACAGCAATTGGGCTGGAAAATTCTGAAAACTTAATAAAAAGAAGCGGCGCAAAACCTAATGATCTGTTGGTCGTAACAGGCGATCTGGGCGGCGCTTATATGGGATTGCAGATTTTGGAAAGAGAACATTCTGTATTTCTGGCCAATCCAAATATGCAGCCCGAAATGGAAGGATATGATTATATTCTCGAAAGACAACTCAAGCCGGAAGCGCGGATGGACATTAAGAAAGCACTGAAAGAACTGGATATCCATCCCACTTCTATGATTGATGTTTCTGATGGTTTGTCTTCTGAAACATTACATTTATCGGATCAGAGTAAAGTGGGCTTCCGAATCTACGAAGAAAAAATCCCGATGGATTCTTTAACGGTTTCTACGGCAGAAGAATTAAACTTAAATCCTGTAATGTGTGCATTGAACGGCGGCGAAGATTACGAATTGTTATTTACAATCGCGCCGGCTGATTTCGAAAAAATAAGAAACCATCCGGACTTTACGATTATCGGTCACGCAGTAGATTTAGAGCAGGGAAATTATTTGGTAGCGAGAGGAAGTGGCGAACTGGTTGCTTTGAACGCGCAAGGTTGGGATGCTTTCCTGAATAAAGGACAGTAA
- the msrB gene encoding peptide-methionine (R)-S-oxide reductase MsrB, whose amino-acid sequence MCSQVKQPEKSTSMENSTTKNNPYYSRTDRTKLNVPNSEWKKILPADVYAVAREAATERPGTGKYNVYDEKGDYYCAVCGNHLFRSDAKFASTCGWPSFFEADKEGTAYKRDSSYGMERIEVLCKRCDSHLGHVFNDGPAPTGTRYCMNSVSLEFVGDSEKAAK is encoded by the coding sequence ATGTGTTCTCAAGTTAAACAACCCGAAAAATCTACCTCAATGGAAAATTCAACTACAAAAAATAATCCATACTATTCCCGGACAGACCGTACCAAACTGAACGTCCCCAATTCTGAGTGGAAAAAAATACTGCCGGCTGATGTATATGCTGTTGCCCGCGAAGCTGCGACCGAAAGACCCGGCACAGGAAAATATAATGTGTATGATGAAAAAGGCGACTATTACTGCGCAGTTTGCGGAAATCATCTGTTTCGTTCAGATGCCAAATTTGCCTCTACTTGCGGCTGGCCAAGTTTCTTCGAAGCCGATAAAGAAGGCACGGCTTACAAAAGAGATTCCAGCTACGGAATGGAAAGAATTGAAGTTTTATGCAAAAGGTGCGATTCTCATTTAGGTCATGTTTTCAATGACGGCCCAGCCCCGACAGGAACGCGGTATTGCATGAATTCTGTCAGTTTGGAATTTGTGGGAGATAGTGAAAAAGCCGCAAAGTAG
- the rplU gene encoding 50S ribosomal protein L21, whose amino-acid sequence MFAIVEIAGLQYKVEQDQKLFVNRLKGDKGGKVSFDKVLLTVNGSTTIGAPAVSGITVDAVILDHLKADKVIIFKKKRRKGYEKKNGHRQSLTQIQITGITGFDSKKEEKKAAPKAKKEAAVSEEAPVAKKTTKKSDSETAE is encoded by the coding sequence ATGTTTGCAATTGTAGAAATAGCAGGGCTTCAATATAAAGTTGAGCAAGACCAGAAGTTGTTTGTAAACCGTTTGAAAGGCGATAAAGGAGGAAAAGTTTCTTTCGATAAAGTTCTTTTAACTGTAAACGGTTCTACAACAATCGGCGCCCCAGCTGTAAGCGGTATCACTGTTGATGCTGTAATCCTGGACCACTTAAAAGCTGATAAAGTAATCATCTTCAAAAAGAAAAGAAGAAAAGGATACGAAAAGAAAAACGGTCACAGACAGTCTTTAACTCAAATTCAAATTACTGGAATCACTGGTTTCGACAGTAAGAAAGAAGAGAAAAAAGCTGCACCGAAAGCTAAAAAAGAAGCAGCAGTTTCAGAAGAAGCTCCCGTTGCTAAAAAAACAACGAAAAAATCAGACAGCGAAACCGCTGAATAA
- a CDS encoding quinone-dependent dihydroorotate dehydrogenase, with product MYKSFIRPVLFQFDPEEVHYFTFSLLKNFPFLTKIFLPKPIEDKRLEREVFGLKFKNPVGLAAGFDKDAKMFNELSDLGFGFVEIGTLTPKPQEGNPKKRLFRLKEDSAIINRMGFNNGGVDAAVERLKKNKNVLIGGNIGKNKVTPNEDAANDYIICFEKLFPVVDYFVVNVSSPNTPNLRELQDKEPLTKLLGTLQALNSKKEKPKPILLKIAPDLSDDQLLDIIDIVKETQIAGVIATNTTLSRENLISENKKENGGLSGKPLAKRSTEVIRFLSEKSGKAFPIIGVGGIHSAEDALEKLEAGASLVQLYTGFIYEGPELIHEINQKILEKM from the coding sequence ATGTACAAATCTTTTATCCGTCCGGTTCTATTCCAATTCGATCCTGAAGAAGTTCATTATTTTACTTTTTCATTATTAAAGAATTTCCCTTTTCTCACCAAAATATTTCTTCCAAAACCTATCGAGGACAAAAGACTTGAACGGGAAGTTTTCGGTTTGAAGTTTAAAAATCCAGTTGGGTTGGCCGCTGGTTTTGATAAGGATGCGAAAATGTTCAACGAACTTTCCGATCTTGGATTTGGTTTTGTAGAAATCGGAACATTAACGCCGAAACCACAGGAGGGAAATCCAAAAAAAAGACTGTTCCGACTGAAAGAAGATTCTGCGATCATCAACCGGATGGGTTTTAATAACGGCGGAGTAGATGCAGCGGTGGAACGTTTAAAAAAAAATAAAAACGTGCTCATCGGCGGAAATATCGGTAAAAATAAAGTTACGCCCAATGAAGATGCCGCAAATGATTATATCATTTGTTTCGAAAAATTATTTCCGGTTGTCGATTATTTCGTGGTGAATGTGAGTTCGCCGAATACGCCCAATCTTCGGGAACTTCAGGATAAAGAACCTTTAACAAAGTTACTCGGCACGCTGCAGGCATTAAATTCAAAAAAGGAAAAACCGAAACCGATTCTTTTGAAAATCGCACCGGATTTAAGCGATGACCAACTTTTAGATATTATCGATATCGTGAAAGAAACTCAGATCGCCGGAGTCATTGCGACGAACACGACCCTTTCGCGCGAGAATTTAATTTCAGAAAATAAGAAAGAAAACGGGGGCCTTTCCGGAAAACCTTTAGCAAAACGTTCTACAGAAGTCATCAGATTTCTTTCCGAAAAAAGCGGAAAAGCTTTTCCCATTATCGGAGTTGGAGGAATTCATTCTGCGGAAGATGCTTTAGAGAAATTAGAAGCCGGCGCCAGTTTGGTGCAATTGTATACAGGATTTATTTATGAAGGACCGGAATTGATTCATGAAATTAATCAAAAGATTTTGGAGAAAATGTAA
- a CDS encoding CPXCG motif-containing cysteine-rich protein — protein MLEYFYTCPYCWEEISALLDPSVSNQTYIEDCEVCCNPIELHVRFENEELVGFDAVNIEQ, from the coding sequence ATGTTAGAATATTTTTATACTTGCCCATACTGTTGGGAAGAAATTTCTGCGCTTTTGGATCCCTCGGTTTCCAATCAAACCTATATCGAAGATTGTGAAGTTTGCTGTAATCCGATAGAATTGCACGTGCGTTTTGAAAACGAGGAATTGGTAGGCTTTGATGCTGTGAATATTGAGCAGTAA
- a CDS encoding glycine--tRNA ligase: MAKQEDVFKKLISHAKEYGFIFPSSEIYDGLSAIYDYGQNGVELKNNIKQYWWKAMVQLNDNIVGIDTAIFMHPTIWKASGHVDAFNDPLIDNKDSKKRFRADVLIEDYCAKLEDKAQKEIDKAAKRFGEAFDKNEFESTNPRVLEYREKQKTILSRMAQSLEKEDLADVKSLIEELEIADPDTGSKNWTDVRQFNLMFGTKLGASADSATDLYLRPETAQGIFVNFLNVQKTSRHKLPFGIAQIGKAFRNEIVARQFIFRMREFEQMEMQFFVPPGTELGYYEEWKQKRLNWHLALGLGAENYKFHDHEKLAHYANAASDIEFKFPFGFKELEGIHSRTDFDLSAHEKHSGRKLQYFDAERNENYVPYVVETSVGLDRLFLAIFSNCLKDEVLEDGSERTVLSLPPALAPVKAAILPLMKKDGLGEYGEKIFNDLKYDFNMIYEDKDSIGKRYRRQDAIGTPFCITIDHDSLTDNTVTLRDRDTMKQERVAVADLRRIIDEKTNFRNLLSKI; this comes from the coding sequence ATGGCAAAACAAGAAGATGTTTTCAAAAAATTGATTTCGCACGCGAAAGAATATGGTTTTATTTTTCCTTCCAGTGAAATTTATGACGGTCTTTCGGCGATTTACGATTACGGACAAAATGGAGTGGAACTGAAAAACAACATCAAACAGTACTGGTGGAAAGCGATGGTGCAGTTAAATGATAATATTGTGGGCATTGATACCGCGATTTTTATGCATCCCACGATTTGGAAAGCTTCTGGCCACGTTGATGCTTTTAATGATCCTTTGATTGACAATAAAGATTCGAAAAAACGTTTCAGAGCCGATGTTTTAATAGAGGATTACTGTGCAAAACTGGAAGATAAAGCACAAAAAGAAATCGATAAAGCGGCCAAAAGATTTGGTGAAGCTTTTGATAAAAATGAATTTGAAAGCACGAATCCGCGCGTTTTAGAATATCGGGAAAAACAAAAAACTATTCTTTCGAGAATGGCACAATCTCTTGAAAAAGAAGATCTTGCCGACGTAAAATCTTTAATCGAAGAATTAGAAATTGCTGATCCTGATACCGGTTCAAAAAACTGGACGGATGTTCGGCAATTCAACTTAATGTTCGGAACAAAATTAGGCGCTTCTGCGGATTCTGCGACCGATTTATATTTGAGACCGGAAACGGCACAGGGGATTTTCGTCAACTTCCTAAATGTTCAGAAAACGTCGCGACACAAATTGCCTTTCGGAATTGCCCAAATCGGGAAAGCCTTTAGAAATGAAATCGTTGCGAGACAGTTTATTTTCAGAATGAGGGAATTCGAACAGATGGAGATGCAGTTTTTTGTGCCGCCGGGAACCGAACTGGGTTACTATGAAGAATGGAAGCAGAAACGTTTGAACTGGCATTTGGCATTAGGTTTAGGCGCTGAGAATTATAAATTTCACGATCACGAAAAACTGGCACATTACGCAAATGCTGCTTCAGATATCGAATTTAAATTTCCGTTTGGATTTAAAGAACTGGAAGGAATTCACTCCAGAACCGATTTCGATTTGAGTGCGCACGAAAAACATTCTGGCCGTAAATTACAGTATTTCGATGCGGAAAGAAATGAAAATTACGTTCCTTATGTGGTAGAAACTTCGGTAGGTTTAGACCGTTTGTTCCTGGCAATTTTCTCCAACTGTCTGAAAGATGAGGTTTTAGAAGATGGTTCAGAAAGAACAGTTCTTTCACTTCCTCCGGCTTTGGCTCCGGTAAAAGCAGCGATCTTACCTTTAATGAAAAAAGACGGTTTAGGCGAATACGGTGAGAAAATCTTCAATGATCTGAAATATGATTTCAACATGATCTACGAAGATAAAGACAGCATCGGAAAAAGATACAGACGCCAGGATGCAATCGGAACGCCTTTCTGTATTACAATCGACCACGATTCTTTAACCGACAATACCGTGACTTTGCGGGATAGAGATACCATGAAACAGGAAAGAGTTGCTGTTGCTGATTTGCGAAGAATCATTGACGAGAAAACGAATTTCAGAAATTTACTTTCTAAGATTTAA
- the rpmA gene encoding 50S ribosomal protein L27, giving the protein MAHKKGVGSSKNGRESHSKRLGVKIFGGQEAIAGNIIVRQRGTTHHPGENVGMGKDHTLHALVAGKVVFRKKQNNRSFVSIEPNA; this is encoded by the coding sequence ATGGCACATAAGAAAGGAGTTGGTAGTTCCAAGAATGGTAGAGAATCGCATTCCAAGAGATTGGGAGTTAAGATTTTCGGAGGACAAGAAGCTATCGCCGGTAACATCATCGTAAGACAAAGAGGTACTACTCACCACCCAGGTGAAAACGTAGGAATGGGTAAAGACCATACTTTGCACGCTTTGGTAGCAGGAAAAGTAGTTTTCAGAAAGAAACAAAACAACAGATCATTCGTATCTATTGAACCAAACGCTTAA
- the miaE gene encoding tRNA-(ms[2]io[6]A)-hydroxylase, with protein MAEGNLEEILTDHAWCEQKATTNAITIITMCPEYPEIVTELLKIAQEELEHFQMVHEIIKKRGYEFGRERKDDYVGQLFKFIVQGTRKEYIIDRMLFAAMIEARSCERFRVLTENIKDEELKTFYKDLMISEAGHYTTFIGFARQLGDVEKVNQRWEEWLDYEAEIIKSYGKKETIHG; from the coding sequence ATTGCAGAAGGAAATTTAGAGGAGATCCTTACCGATCATGCCTGGTGTGAGCAGAAAGCCACTACGAATGCGATTACAATCATCACCATGTGCCCGGAATACCCTGAAATCGTTACGGAGCTTTTGAAAATTGCACAGGAAGAATTGGAACATTTCCAAATGGTTCATGAGATTATTAAAAAGCGCGGTTATGAATTCGGCCGGGAACGCAAAGATGATTATGTAGGACAGCTGTTCAAATTCATTGTGCAGGGAACCCGAAAGGAATATATTATCGACAGAATGCTTTTTGCTGCCATGATTGAAGCCAGAAGTTGTGAACGGTTTAGGGTTTTGACAGAGAATATTAAAGATGAAGAACTCAAAACATTCTATAAAGATCTGATGATTTCTGAAGCCGGACATTATACTACCTTTATTGGTTTTGCAAGACAGTTGGGGGACGTTGAAAAGGTAAATCAGCGTTGGGAAGAATGGCTCGATTATGAAGCAGAAATCATTAAATCTTATGGTAAAAAAGAAACCATTCACGGTTAA
- a CDS encoding acyltransferase family protein: protein MKRDLYIDFAKGFATLAIIFIHTVFWSGQYYVPTEVRVLSLLIDVPLFYALSGLTSGANIEKTLYRLLKLQITYMIFVTFLFFLDYLFKVFGLNVFGLDWMKDFYSTFGSKYVPQSISDVPQWQNLGNWYLHQYTNADTFPVVMGSFWYLKVYFILTVLGVLILRFFPKHINWFIGICLGLTLIFNVFPHYYPSGQVGYVALYLGIFLIAHQSKGKKIPSKVFPFLYGILLFILAFLFWNYGEELFLKMNKAKFPPKLLYVFWASFSLLTLFVLYNRLKIEKNNFLTYIGQNAIFFYFAQGMSSSLIYFLVVPLKEYLPWWILAAVIFGVNILLAVVIAKGLKKLDTVGWRILEFLRKKTASV from the coding sequence ATGAAAAGAGATTTATACATTGATTTTGCGAAAGGTTTCGCCACGCTCGCCATCATTTTCATCCATACCGTATTTTGGTCCGGTCAATACTATGTCCCTACAGAAGTGCGTGTTCTGTCTTTGCTCATAGATGTTCCTTTATTTTACGCATTAAGTGGTTTAACTTCCGGGGCGAATATCGAAAAAACGCTGTATCGGTTGCTGAAACTGCAGATCACCTATATGATTTTCGTGACTTTTCTTTTCTTTCTCGACTATTTATTTAAAGTTTTTGGTTTAAATGTCTTCGGTTTAGATTGGATGAAAGATTTTTATTCCACATTCGGCTCCAAATATGTTCCGCAAAGTATTTCTGATGTTCCGCAATGGCAAAATCTTGGCAACTGGTATCTTCATCAATATACCAATGCGGATACTTTTCCGGTGGTGATGGGCAGTTTTTGGTATTTAAAAGTATATTTTATTTTAACGGTACTTGGTGTTTTAATTCTGAGATTTTTTCCAAAACATATCAATTGGTTTATTGGAATTTGTTTGGGCTTAACTTTAATTTTTAATGTATTTCCGCACTATTATCCATCGGGACAAGTTGGCTATGTGGCATTATATTTAGGAATATTCTTAATTGCTCATCAATCCAAAGGAAAGAAAATCCCATCCAAAGTGTTTCCTTTTTTATATGGAATTTTACTTTTTATTTTGGCTTTTCTATTTTGGAATTATGGTGAAGAATTATTTTTGAAAATGAATAAAGCGAAATTTCCACCGAAATTACTGTATGTTTTCTGGGCCAGTTTTTCGTTATTAACCCTGTTTGTTTTATACAACCGACTGAAAATTGAAAAAAACAACTTCCTGACTTATATCGGACAAAACGCTATTTTCTTTTATTTCGCACAGGGAATGAGCTCCTCACTTATTTATTTTCTGGTTGTTCCGCTGAAAGAATATTTGCCATGGTGGATTTTGGCAGCTGTCATATTTGGGGTCAATATTTTGTTGGCCGTTGTTATTGCCAAAGGATTAAAAAAACTGGACACTGTTGGCTGGAGAATTCTTGAATTTTTACGAAAAAAAACTGCTTCGGTCTAA